Part of the Nostoc sp. ATCC 53789 genome, TATTTATAATAATTTCTGGTTCGGGGCTTGATTCCAAAGTTTTAGCAATTTTCTCAATCATGTCTTGGGTTGAAGGTTCAGCTTGTCCATCATTGATATTAAAAAGCTTTTTATTAGCAACTAATGATAAATATTTATTAGAATTCTGTTCTTCTGTCTCAACGTTCAGTTTGGCAGTACTAACTACTAAATAGCCAGGGATTTTTTCCTGATTGTTTTTTTTAAATTCGTAAATTTTATACGGTTGATTGTCTGGCAGATTTTGATTGTCACAATAGTTCATCAGGTATATTTCCTTTTACAATTTAGGTTCAGATATCGTAATCGCTTTTTGTTGATTTGAGTGGTGTGCAATCACTAAACACTCATTTTTCACCCTAGAAAGCATATCGTTAAAAGCAGGAGTATAACAACCATCTTTATCAACAACCTTACGGAGAGTATACTCACCAGCCCTAGAAAGTCCGCCAAACCAAACGTTATTTCTGTGCCAAATATCTCCATTAAGAGAATTTTTGTTTTGGGACATTGTACAACTTACAATCAATGTTGAAATTGGTATTCCCAGCAAAATAGGGATGATTTGAGCTTGTTGCAACGTTTCATCTTCAAATTGAATTTTATAAGTTACTTTAAACCATTGAATTAAACGTAGTAATATCCAACCCGCAATCGAGTTATGAAAAGTCCACTGTAACGGTGAAAAAATTGGTAAAACCAAAGTTATATTCTGTGTGTCCCATTCCAAATTGTACATAGTAATGCAAGTATCTGGTAGGGGATTACCATCCATAAAGAACACACCCTTCAGGATAGATGGTAAGTTTGTTTCTTTGATTGGAATCATCCAGGTTGCAATATTATCGAGTTGCTTTTTTTCAATTAATTCAGCCATAGTGATTTTTAGTTCGTAATGGGCTACGCCCCGCTACGCTAACGTAATTCGTAATTAATACACATTCAAAAAACACTTTACAAACATCCTCTAATTCAAAATTTCCAATCCTAACTTTATTACTCACAGTCGTTGAGTAAAACCTTGTAGCACTAAATTATTAGGAGTAACGGCAGTCACTTTTTCAAAATCCCATTTGACTTCTGTAATTGAGTCCCATTGATAGTTCTGGAACAGATGTAAACAGAAAATCTTGATAAAGCCAATTGATAAGGATTTACCAGGACAGGCTCGCTCATGCCCTTCACCATTCCAAGATAAAATATCTGAAAAATTCCGTGTTAGGTCAAAATCATCTGGATTTTGGTATCTGTTGGCATCTCGATTAGCCGTAAGAATAGAGCCAAGCAAACGAGTACCTTTTTGGAATGGACATTTTTGTTCTCCAATCTCAACTTCACCCCCTTCAGTAGTGAGTTGGCTAACAAATCGCACAGGTGGATAGAGACGAGCCGTTTCTAAAATCACTTGATTGAGAAGTGTTAACTGTTCTAGAGCGTCTGGGTCTAAAGTTTTCTTACCATTCCAGACTGCATTAATTTCTGACACTACATCATTTCTGAGAGTATTATTCAAGCAGAGAACACCAATAACTGATCCTAAAAGCGCACTCGTGCCGGCAGTACCAGCGATATGAATCATATCGAAAAGGGTATTAGCAATTTGGTGTTCGTTCAATTGATACTGAGCGCCTGTTTCAAAGTAAGATGCCCATTTAGCTGATTGTTTATATCGCTTGGTTAAATATTGACGATGCCGAATTTTTGGCGCTGTTAATATTGCCAGCAGATACTTGTTAATAAAATTAGGCAAGGATGCGAGAACCAAACCTTTAATGTAACTATCGGATGCTGTGATTTCTTCCTCAGATAAAGATATCTGAAAAACCAGTTGATGCAAAACTGATAGCATAATCTTTGGCAAATCGTTGCCGATATGTAATTTGCCTTGTTTAGCAGCTTCTAATAAGCTTTGCTCAACTAGATTCCCTAAGAAGTCTATCTTTTGGGACGGTTCTGGTAAGGCTTGTAAGATTACACTACGTAGTCCTGTGTGTTCGTTACCGTTCGTTCCCAAGCTCAGAGGATTATCAAGCAGGTAGCTAGGAGCTAATATTCTGATGATGCCTAAATCATTTCCCCGCAGTTGTGGTTGGGTTTGCATTAGTTCCCTCACCTGAGAGTGAGAGGAATGCATAATTGCTTGGTCTACCGCAAAATATTTGTCTCCAATATTGTCCTTACGGATGTAGAGAAAGTCCCGCCATGCTTTGAGTATGATTGAGGCATCTGTATAATAGAAAATCAAACGCAGAAACTTGCCGATCGCAGTGTCATAACCTACTTTGTCTAGTATAGGTGCAAGCCATAGCTGGCGATCGTGACCTTTGAGAACTTTATCTTTAAGTGTCATAATATTTACTGTCATTGGTCATTTGTCATTTGTCATTTGTCCCTAATTCAGATATTGATGCTCTGAGGAATTTTAGAAGGAAGTAGATACTCATAGGGTGGACGGTGCAAATTACGTTGCTTGATGGTATCTTCTATCTGCTGAAGATTACTTTGGAATGCCTGCAACAATGGTTTTATTTTTTGGTCTGTAAAATATCCTTGCTGATATTCGCCCAGCTTGTTGTAATACACAGATCCCAACAAGCTGAGTAGGTTGTATTGCCGTTGCGCCTGATCTAAAGGGGGGAGCAAATTAAGATAGTCTTGTTCAGTAACTTCTCTTTTAAGAGTTGAGGCTGGTAAATAACCTGCCATTGGTATAGCTGCGGCGTAGCCCATCAAATCTTTTTGCGGAAAGTTAACGGCTGCATGTTGGGCACTGGCAGTAAAAATAATCAGTGTAGTGGCATCAATTAGGTAATTTAGGGTTTTTATGCCCCCATCTTCGCCAAAATCGGGGATACGACCACCATCGTAAGCTGAGATTTCGGCTGCCCACGCTTGTAGGGCTGTGTCTTGATGAATGTCTTCATCGGTGGTGTAGTAAAGGTTTAAGTAGTCCCAAACCCATTGATAAATAGCATCC contains:
- a CDS encoding cytochrome P450: MTVNIMTLKDKVLKGHDRQLWLAPILDKVGYDTAIGKFLRLIFYYTDASIILKAWRDFLYIRKDNIGDKYFAVDQAIMHSSHSQVRELMQTQPQLRGNDLGIIRILAPSYLLDNPLSLGTNGNEHTGLRSVILQALPEPSQKIDFLGNLVEQSLLEAAKQGKLHIGNDLPKIMLSVLHQLVFQISLSEEEITASDSYIKGLVLASLPNFINKYLLAILTAPKIRHRQYLTKRYKQSAKWASYFETGAQYQLNEHQIANTLFDMIHIAGTAGTSALLGSVIGVLCLNNTLRNDVVSEINAVWNGKKTLDPDALEQLTLLNQVILETARLYPPVRFVSQLTTEGGEVEIGEQKCPFQKGTRLLGSILTANRDANRYQNPDDFDLTRNFSDILSWNGEGHERACPGKSLSIGFIKIFCLHLFQNYQWDSITEVKWDFEKVTAVTPNNLVLQGFTQRL